The segment CTTGCGATATCTCAATCACTATGTTATCAAGTTTCCACAAATTTgcatcataaatatttgtatttacatatttttcgtgtttatttgattctattgCGTGCTGATTGTAAAAGTTTTCTTAATTAAGAAACTACATATTGAATAGCTATATTTACTCTAGAATGATTTGGCACATCATATCCTGTATTGATAAAACCCTATCAAACAACTGTAACATTGTGATGGTGACTTCCTGTCtagataatatttactttgtaaGCGGATAATCAAGAAGCATACACTgagttaatatatttcatgaatatattatatcatgttattaatattattttcttaattatcaaAACATCTTTTAgggtttttatattttaccatCTTTTCACGGAGCACATCAGATAGCTGAAATTAAGTTTGGATCTGCTGCACATCAGTGTGGCAAAATGGAAGAAGGAGATGAGATAGTTCAGGTAATACATTTCTCTATTCGTacgttataatttaataaattgtttaatcttaaattatatgtgTAAATTTGTTAGGTAAATTATCAAACGGTAGTTGGTTGGGAGAGGAAGAATTTGCTTGAATTATTTCGTGAAAGCCCAGCAGAAATCCTCTTGACTCTAAAACGTAGACCAAGGCATACTAAAGTTTACGggcaaatttacataaaaccaTATAGACTTCCAAGTAACAAAAAAACTTCCTATACAACACGATGGCAACATAATCTCCCATCCCCTAGACcagaattattaacaatacCTGATTTTACAATGCCGTTACCTAGGTAAGCTGCCTTTCTACATGTATCTTCATTGTGGCTGCTAATATTCTTTTTGTAACTAACAACactgattttatatatacatagtacGTAGTTTTagtttaacaaatataattttatcgcatcttttgttttttttttaatttaatattccaagtatacatatatttttgtatttaatacaaaatatttcattatacagACATATGCCAAAGAATCCCAGCCCAGAACCAGCAAGTATTTTAGATACAGTTAACATGTTAGACACGATGACTACGGATAGTAGCGATTCGGACAGCGAAGTGGAACCACCTCTTTCGATCCGTCTGTATTCCACAAAACCGAGAAACTTGGTCCAAAGACGAGCTACAATAACAGGTGCCAGTCCCACAACCAAACATGGTATCGATATCGAACAGTTTTGGAAGGAATTGAAGCAAGAGCACAGTACGAGCTTCCAGTTGCGTGACAAAGCGGCATCTTGCGCTCACGGTTTGGATAATGTACCAATAAATATACGACCGCAGACATGTTTAGGATTAGAATCGGCGAAAAGAAGGAAGAAGACTGATGAGCAAGCGGATGATAAAAAGGTACAGTTTACGGAAAAATTGACTGACGCTGAAGGTACTCATCTAGATGATGCGAAAAGAATGCTTTACGACGCAAAAGAAAGGATTACTTCCATGCAGAGCTGCAATGATGGCAGTGCTGTTAGTAAAGATACCATTAGAGAGCACTTGCAAGCATTCACGGATAATGTCGGCAAtagcaataatttaaataatacaactgTGCCTTTGGatgaatgtaataattttattagcgATACATGTAGCATTAGTAAAAACGCGCCGGGAGACAAAGAAAGCGAAATGCGTTATGTTAAAGAACGCGGTAAATTGGACAAAAGTTACAGTACGCCCGCGTACGATCTATCAGATGCCGAGAATAAGGAAGATAGGAAGTTAGCACTTTTTCAAGGTCCATTTTGTAAATTAGATTTACCTGTCCATTGTTCCAATAATGTATCAAGCAGTAATTTAACAAAGACTGATGTTCGTATGTTTACCGAGAGTGCCGATCACAGAAAACCGAAAGATGCGAGCAAGGAGGACAAAGAAGCATCCACCAAGAGATGCGGCGGTAATGTTGCTCAAAAAGTCAGCAACATCGAGAAACAGATTGCGCATGAGAATGCGGACGAACCAGTACGTGTCTTTGGAGTGCCTAAGGAATTAGACTCGCATAAAAGTACCGTACGCATTACAATAAATGACACAAATCTTAGGAATAGCGTAGAGGAGAAAAACCAAAGTGATATTGAATGTAATATATCGGATATAAGTACATGTAACAAAAAGTTAAGTGCTAAGTGCGTTTGTTCCAAAAATTCGGCATGCAATTGTCAGGAAAATACTGATTGTAGTAACTCGGAAATGTTAAACGACGAAggaatatgtaataataatagcaacAGCACTGAAAGAGACGAAATGTCGCAAAAGTGCGggaaaattttgcaaacggTCGATTGTGCTTCACCTCAGCATACAAAACTGCTTGAAAAGAAGTCTTCCGTGGTATCAAGAGAGAATTCTATCGAGGCAAAGATACCGTCGAGCAATAACGTCAATTTCGTTGAAGATAACTTGCCGAATGTTATTCATAATGTCTCAAAAATACAGATTAACACAACGTCGCAAGCTAAGGAGATAAAATCCACAGACTCGCCTTTGGCGCACGCCACGGTACAATCTTGCCGCTACATAGAATTACCAAAGGTCGAGTCTGTTAggaaatacgaaaataaatcgcATATAACACCGCCAGAACCGCCGCCTCGAAAATATTACACGAAACAAGCGGTACCCgacttaaaattaaacagtaCTTCAAAAATTCCAGAGGAGTTAGAAAAACCTCAGGTTCCGGAAAGACCCAGCTTAAGAcgagaatttaaaaaagcagATTTAAATTTACCTACGAATCACGTTAGAAACAATTCAGATTATCAAGACAGAAAGGATCTCTCTGACGTGGGTGCACTTAATTACCCAGAGCATTCAATGGATTTTATTGATGAATCACCAACTATAAATCTAAATGATACAAAGTTCACCCAGTCtgaaatttcattatataatgaaaattatgacAGATccagagaagaaaaatattcgtttgAAAAGTATGAGCCATTTGTCGAAAAGTTTGCTTGCTCTAGTCAATCTTTAGCAGACTGTTGTAAATCTGATCATTCTCCTCGCAATGTCGAGTGTCCTGACGGTGTAATGCATTCGAAACAACTGGCATCATTCGATCTAAAACCAAAATTATCAGAAAAGGATAAGAGCTTTGAAAAAAGTGTCGTTAATAGAGCTATGATGGTAGCGAGAAGTATTGGCTTGCACGGCACTTTGAGCAAATCCAACAGCAGCCCGAGAAGCAGTAGAAAGCGAAATATGTTACTAGCAAGTAAGTATGATTaaggaaatatttaataaatttaaagtattaaaatttgaaaagtttgttgaaaaacattatatttattattttttataaaaatgtattatatattttaacatacaaaattattttcaaaacgatATGTCCTAGTCTtacactttttattaattagaatataaagaaatatgttttctttttttagaaaggAGAAATGTGTCTGTAAAAGACATCGGTGTCAGTGATTTAGAAGGATGGTTGACATATCGTAGCAGGGGAGCAGGCGGCGCATGGGCGAAGGCCTGGTTTGTGTTAAAGTGTTCATCGCTGTACAGGTAAACTTGTCTAAAAAAAACAcctgataaatattgtataatcaaataaatatgtacgTTTTATTTTGGATTAGGTTTAAAACTCAAGACAGTATAAAAGCTGACTGTTTGATCGTATTAACGGCTTTTACCGTGTCGCCAGCTGCCGAAGTAAAATCGAGGAAGTATGCTTTCAAAGTATATCACACAGGGACAGTGTTTTATTTTGCCGCCGATACTGAGGACTACTTGATTTTGTGGTTGGATGCGATCAATAAAGGCACTTTAGGCGCGGATACCCACAATCAAAGCATCGGGCTTTTTAGCGAAACCGACGAGAGCGACAGCGAGAGTAGTCACAAGAGCAAAACTAAATGCACACCCGAATCCAAAGCAAATGTGGAAAAGTCATTTAATTCTTTGAAAAAGGTACGCAAGGATGTCGGAGCATTTAAGGATCACGAGATTGGTGGTGCAAGTTTGGATCGAAAGTATTTGAAGTTTCTCGGCACCAGAAATCAGAATATTCCTGTTCCAACGGCGCAATTTCGAAGTTACAGAAGAGTGCTTCCCTCATCAACGCCGAACAAGTAAGTATATTAAGGATATTCCATATCGATacatatttaacgtttatttaaaaataaccaAACATTTTGCAGGAAAGAAGATTCTAATGCAGAATCTCCGGACTTGCAAATGACAATTGCAGGTAGTACATTTTATGGATTAAGCGCCTCGCAGAGTGCTACGGACATGTCAAGCACGTTGAGCAGCCAAGATATGGGAGATTACCGGAGTGCTACAGATAGGTAATTTTTGTACCGCACATTTTCTGCAAcgcattaaagaaatatttgccaCAAAAATAATTCGGACAACATTTATCGTCCATCAGACCTATCGGTAGCCGTAGCAGAAGACTGGATGACTTGCAAGGTTTCATCACGTTGGAAGAATTTATGCTGGCGCAACAAGACGAAGATCAGCGgcaaaatatgataaacaGATCGTTGTCTTCGCGTGTGACGCCTCTGACCAGTGATCATGTGCATGTGCAACATAGGAATCTGAATGATAACGATACGATATATAACGAGCAAGTTAGACTATTGGGTGACGCATCCTCGAGAAAGGACATGGGTATTTATGGCAGGACTACAGACGAAGCATCAAACAATAATGCTATGTATACTCATTCAAGGAATGCAAATACACACGCGCATGTACCGCGTCAATTCAGCGGGGATGGTCTTGTCACTAGCCGGTTTGAAAGCAAAGGGAAAGATTGCGTAAATGATAAATCTTATAACAAGTGTGTGACAGTGGGCGCCCAGAAAAGGCTCTGGGATGCTTCCGGTTCCGCAGAGAAGAGACAAGCTCATGAGCTCACGAATACTCAGCAGGCAAAGCACGGCGATTCGATTCATTGGAGAAACGTGACGAGTTTAGACAAGCAGGATTCTCCAAGCTATAGTAGATACTATGAGCATGACGCATGTGTACAATCTTCTAATTACGATAGCTACAAGACGCATGATTATCTTACAAATGATTATCTTACTTCGAGGGAGGTTGATACTCTAATAGAGGAATTCAAGACGATGCCAAAGCGGCTTGTTAGAAATGAaggtaattttaatgaaatctagtgaaattatatcattttagcAATACTTACCGATTATTGTTGTTACAATTGTCCTGATTTTTCGCGCAGGTTATCCTGGATCCAGTGGTGATCTCGCAAGTTACGTATCTTCCGAGGCACAACAAcgtaatgcaaaaaaagatGTATCGGTTAGTCGAAAAGGGAGTTTTAATCTCACTAATCGTCACGATTACAATTCTTCCGATAAGAACTGGCTGGATTCGTTGAGACGTGGCGATAAGAAAGGCTCGAGCTGTGATAAAAACCGTTTAAAAAACGTCGCGCAGTACCAACCACCACCCATACCATCGTCACCCTTTGAACAAGAAGGCATGAGAGCTGCGTTCGAAATGCACTTAGATAAGAGCGAACAGGTGCAGAAAGGGAGCCGCCTGAAAAGTCTATTCGGTAGTAAACAGAAACCATGCACATTGGATCTTCCTAAAGATACCCAAAAGACTATACTAggtaattgatttttattaaatctaaatgaaaattaaatgcaatttattttcgcgaaCTGATTTCGAATTCTATTATTCAAATAGGTTCGCCAAGGTTGCACAGAGCGCTTTTCCGTGACAAATGTTGCTTGAATCAATCGCAGCACCGATTGTCCACGCGTTCCAGCAGTCAAAGTCCCGGTGATAGCGGTATCAGCCAGTCTCACAGTTCTTTCAGCGGCAATAGCCCCTCTCAACAGACGCTCAGTCAAAGTTTCAGCTCGGTCAGTTCTGTCAGTGATTGTAGTCCTGATGCATTGACACCCTCTAACATATCAAAGGTATTacaaacgaaaataaaaataaaaaaaaaaaaacttgacaaTACAGAGAATTAtttggttttaaaaatttgacaataCAGACATTtgaatatatgtacaattactttttttagtACGGCAGCGGATACTCATCTGGTCACAAGGGTTTTTCCAATCCTAGCAGGAGCACATTGGCACCTCCAACGTTACCATACATACCACCGCCAACGTCTCCGCCACCTGATTACCCTGGCTTAGAATACCCGCCTGTATTCGAACCTGGCACTTACTCTCTTTCAGATGCATCGTTGTTGCGTAATCGCAATAAGAATAGTCAGAATATAGCCCAGTAACAAGGAATGAACCAAATTCATCTCTTTAACACAACGCAACcaaagataataatttctttctattgACGGATTGTATAAATGTTCCGACACAGAGATACAGTTAAATTTGCTGCACATCACGAGGTTAGTATTCCACCATCaagtatttcaaaataacCGTCCATTTCCTGGTTCTACGTGTGTAATACATACAGCACATTCACGCAgttatctaaattataaagagtttatttttctctaaagTGTGCTAAAgacgaaatatattttgcaaagaatATAGAAACGAATATAGTAACACGGAAGACTGAACTAAATATTATCTAACATTACATGTTAAATATCATAAGTAACTGCTTTATCCATTTCGAAATTATTCTGTACAATTCGAAGAAATCCtactttgttattaatattataattgttcttgttaaaagtaaattttaaaataatccatTGTGACACAATCTGagcaatttagaaatttatatattacatgtaaattatatatttaatgtgtatacttatataaatgagaaaagcaataacttttattatattaatatatattgtaatttgtattttataacagtgtcaatacttttttaaaatattgactaattttcataaactattctatatcatatatttaaaaaaatgacatagtacatacatacgaatcttttatttattatagaaaattattttttgtttacatttttacaaataactttttataataaataaaagattcattaacacattgtatatattgataatgGAAACTATCTAATATTgctctttttttacaaatattaagaAGAAGGTCCATTAGCTCAGTTGATCAGAGATGCACTagtaatacaaatattgatattaataagaaaGCATAATATTAAggaaatgtatatgtaattagatatatatttttttacaagatatattctggatatatttttttttttatttttaactattaattCGGCATTTAATCATTtgcagtaaaaattatatctttgtgTATATTTCTAGTGCAagtgaaattcttttttctttatataactttttttttaaactacgattaattaatgtaaaatataaaattagacatttcttttattaataataaaatatgaaatttgtaTTGAGTTGCAAGACGTTTTTTTTAGCGATTGACGCTTCTTTATTATATGCACTAAGCATGTAAACCTTCAACatcgtttaaaaataatttagattttgtGTAGCAgacagaaaatatataatctattaAGATAGTGTATGTCTACCAAATATTATCTaagaattatgataattattttttaataccacAATTTTACTCAAtatgtgaaaattataattctgtcgtttgaaatattattgtcgtctttatatgttaataatactttttacatagaaatattataaacgatGTCTTTGATATATagatcttataaataattgaaatataatatattaatatttcttatgtaTATTAGCAGAAGATAAACgactaattttaaatgtattaatataacatagaaaatatCATATGCGATAAAGTgcctacatatttttttcgaagtatatatattacttaaatgatgaaaataggatattttaagattatgattatatatatacatacatatacctTTGTACATagtgaaatttatatcttttttatatctttctatGGAATGTTATTCAATGTATTGACTATAATTTATGCTCAACAAGTTTTAAAAAGCATTAtaaaagagagggagagagagagagtcgaaaacaattttttattaaaaaatttatcggaaAAACAGGGGAGCGAACGAGTGAGTAAATGCGAGTAAGTCTGAGAGTGCAcgttcttatttatattatctatctATTCAATCGCTTTTGTATTACtctatacttattttattcacTAGATATAAGcacaaactaaatttttttataatagaaatatgattatatgCACTGCAGAATTAACAATATTAGtgtgaaaaaatacatatgcacTTTGAAAACtggcattaaattaaaatgatacTTGTTAAACTAGAATTGTATGATTTTCCTGTTGCCATACTCTTGTTTATTGTACCATTAGTGTAATACAACTTATTCCAATTAATCGTTATTTCAAGAAGcattaagattaaaaagaaaagaaattcaaatttaaacgGCTGCTATAATCGCGGCAAAATTTTACGTGTTCCTAAACGCATTGAACTCTACTCGCTGCAATTCCCTTATGTAAGATTCATACTgcgttcattaattaatatagcaTATTCAATATccaataagaaaatttgttttttaggGATAAGCAAAATGTTAGCTGAAACTCTTTTTCTTATTGGATATTGAATTGTTAATAGATGCAGTGTGAATCTTCCATATAAATACTTGGTTACTCATGCATCAACatctatgtatatctatatgtCATCGGTTTAGTTTGTCATTTGAATTTTAACTTTCTCTTCGGAGCCATAACGCATCTTACTTACTTAACGTAACTTTCGTAGATGGTTGTAGACGTTTTGTTTCGTACAAGATACAATggaagaaataagaaaattaaaagaaaaacatgtgaaaataaatgtgtcaGTGCTGGAAAATTTGTTATCATCGCAGACAGAAATTACAGatgaatttaaaagaaaacaagatCAACAATTAAATGGTAAACTTATTTGATATTACACATACATGTGTGTAgagaatgttttttttgttaaaaaaaaaataatttagaaaaaattacattgtgtcgcttttattgtgatatttttataaagtatgaatttttataaagtatgaATGGAATAACATGAATTTTGTCTTTTGCAGAagttgatattaaaattgagcAAGCAACGTCAAAATTggatcttttaaaaaaaacgctATGTAGAGAGACTCAAATTTTGGAGCAAAAAAATAGTGAATTATCAAAACAAAATGATTATTTGGTAAATATGatgtttttttgcatattttttcaatcttaGACATTCTAggataattaaactttttttttgtagaaagaaTTAGaaactgagaaaaaaaaattattacaagagGTTAAACAATTGGAAAGAGaacaaaacaaattgaaatctgCAAAACCATCTGACAAAGATCAGCATTTGCTAGAACAAGGAATGTAAGTATCATAATGCATTATAATTGACATATTGgatgctatttttattattattattgtcactttgtttatttttataggaaaaaatacaaattgtatgaaaatttaactaaaataCATTGGGATTATGAAACTACAAAAGATGGTACTGTTGAAGGTtgtatccttttttttattattcataatctgtgtaatttattttaaatacagcagatatatttgtatattcaatacattaattttttcctcaTCAATAGTTGGGATAAATTATGgtatagaaaattttacaagtgtaaaagcatatttgcagacaaaacaataacaaatccTTAACTCTAAATACAGATGTAACAAACAAAAGTGATTATATCCATCATTTTTCTTACAAAGCTCAAGAGATTGGTGACAAATTACATGATTCTCTATggcatgaaatatatttatctactaGTAAGGCTGAAactgaaaacaaaaatgtctAACCAAAACACTTtgactaatattaatatctaaataatttatgtataatatataaacaaagtatttaatcttaatttttccattttgcaatatattgaGGATTTACACTTGATCATCGATTAATCAAACTGTTATCTTATatgaagttataaaaataaaagtatatatcatatttatatggcTAGCTGTTTAAGATATGTTTGTAGTAAGACCTATAATTTGTGATGAAAAGAAATAGACTCCTTTTAAGTTTCAATTTTACTCATGGTctcatttattcttattaagaatataatgGTCTATAAACAGCTGTATCAGGTTTTAGGCTTACaagttaaaagattaaaagcaTGACTTGTATAATGGAACgtataatagataaaaagTATGCATAATCCTATCATTATAAAGGTACTTGCAGTGCAGAAAAGAACGCAGCTTAAAATACTTGCGCCAATAGCCAATACTGtaactgaaaatataatacacacTTGCAAGaatgtagcaaattttataacaaagacagaaatattatttctcaccTTGAATCATCATAAAACCAACAAAGGCGAATACAGCACTGACaatagcaaatataataaatagaataataggTGCTAATAGTGACGCCACAGCAACAAAGGTAGCCACTTGCAGAAATGGATTATGAGCAAGTTGCTCTTTAAATTTGAGAATGTATGTATGAACGTTGCAGTGCTGTAAAAATGCTTGCCATTTTTTGACATATTCTTCGCCtgtagaattaaattattaattcttatttttattatttttttagagctCTTAATCTTTTAAGATtgtaaaaagtgaaaaaatattaaaaaatataatacatatgatatatttttgacataatAGCATAAGCAtacttacaatttataattgttgaaTTATACATGATGTTATTCTCTGcctgaagtaaaataatttttgcttattCATCTTA is part of the Linepithema humile isolate Giens D197 chromosome 3, Lhum_UNIL_v1.0, whole genome shotgun sequence genome and harbors:
- the cnk gene encoding serine-rich adhesin for platelets isoform X3 is translated as MEEGDEIVQVNYQTVVGWERKNLLELFRESPAEILLTLKRRPRHTKVYGQIYIKPYRLPSNKKTSYTTRWQHNLPSPRPELLTIPDFTMPLPRHMPKNPSPEPASILDTVNMLDTMTTDSSDSDSEVEPPLSIRLYSTKPRNLVQRRATITGASPTTKHGIDIEQFWKELKQEHSTSFQLRDKAASCAHGLDNVPINIRPQTCLGLESAKRRKKTDEQADDKKVQFTEKLTDAEGTHLDDAKRMLYDAKERITSMQSCNDGSAVSKDTIREHLQAFTDNVGNSNNLNNTTVPLDECNNFISDTCSISKNAPGDKESEMRYVKERGKLDKSYSTPAYDLSDAENKEDRKLALFQGPFCKLDLPVHCSNNVSSSNLTKTDVRMFTESADHRKPKDASKEDKEASTKRCGGNVAQKVSNIEKQIAHENADEPVRVFGVPKELDSHKSTVRITINDTNLRNSVEEKNQSDIECNISDISTCNKKLSAKCVCSKNSACNCQENTDCSNSEMLNDEGICNNNSNSTERDEMSQKCGKILQTVDCASPQHTKLLEKKSSVVSRENSIEAKIPSSNNVNFVEDNLPNVIHNVSKIQINTTSQAKEIKSTDSPLAHATVQSCRYIELPKVESVRKYENKSHITPPEPPPRKYYTKQAVPDLKLNSTSKIPEELEKPQVPERPSLRREFKKADLNLPTNHVRNNSDYQDRKDLSDVGALNYPEHSMDFIDESPTINLNDTKFTQSEISLYNENYDRSREEKYSFEKYEPFVEKFACSSQSLADCCKSDHSPRNVECPDGVMHSKQLASFDLKPKLSEKDKSFEKSVVNRAMMVARSIGLHGTLSKSNSSPRSSRKRNMLLAKRRNVSVKDIGVSDLEGWLTYRSRGAGGAWAKAWFVLKCSSLYRFKTQDSIKADCLIVLTAFTVSPAAEVKSRKYAFKVYHTGTVFYFAADTEDYLILWLDAINKGTLGADTHNQSIGLFSETDESDSESSHKSKTKCTPESKANVEKSFNSLKKVRKDVGAFKDHEIGGASLDRKYLKFLGTRNQNIPVPTAQFRSYRRVLPSSTPNKKEDSNAESPDLQMTIAGSTFYGLSASQSATDMSSTLSSQDMGDYRSATDRPIGSRSRRLDDLQGFITLEEFMLAQQDEDQRQNMINRSLSSRVTPLTSDHVHVQHRNLNDNDTIYNEQVRLLGDASSRKDMGIYGRTTDEASNNNAMYTHSRNANTHAHVPRQFSGDGLVTSRFESKGKDCVNDKSYNKCVTVGAQKRLWDASGSAEKRQAHELTNTQQAKHGDSIHWRNVTSLDKQDSPSYSRYYEHDACVQSSNYDSYKTHDYLTNDYLTSREVDTLIEEFKTMPKRLVRNEGYPGSSGDLASYVSSEAQQRNAKKDVSVSRKGSFNLTNRHDYNSSDKNWLDSLRRGDKKGSSCDKNRLKNVAQYQPPPIPSSPFEQEGMRAAFEMHLDKSEQVQKGSRLKSLFGSKQKPCTLDLPKDTQKTILGSPRLHRALFRDKCCLNQSQHRLSTRSSSQSPGDSGISQSHSSFSGNSPSQQTLSQSFSSVSSVSDCSPDALTPSNISKYGSGYSSGHKGFSNPSRSTLAPPTLPYIPPPTSPPPDYPGLEYPPVFEPGTYSLSDASLLRNRNKNSQNIAQ